From Desulfuromonas thiophila, a single genomic window includes:
- a CDS encoding DUF6792 domain-containing protein: protein MSSVQAIAFANTYTVIDQYTDPDSGFSGTLFRNTETGEYTFALRGTQPSEFVDDIIFADFLGIVVEGWAQEQITEMNAYFERLITPVSLGGLGKLSSSDTVTVAGHSLGGHLATAFTLAWADHVDHTYTYNGAGTGGTDGGAGYVQLLEILGLASSTPEPNDKITNLYAEPGLEVTAGVGVWWGDVVPVFIEDQGIIGGNLLIGNHSIAHLTDSLAVYNLFSQVDESLQLNTITGLLEASSNKADHTLESAVTALGKLLVTGFTPRGWRSAA from the coding sequence ATGTCGTCAGTCCAAGCCATTGCCTTCGCCAACACTTACACCGTCATCGACCAATACACCGATCCTGATAGTGGTTTCTCGGGGACTTTATTCCGGAACACAGAGACAGGCGAATATACTTTCGCTCTACGCGGCACACAGCCAAGTGAATTTGTGGACGACATCATATTTGCTGATTTTCTCGGTATTGTTGTTGAGGGTTGGGCGCAAGAGCAGATTACCGAAATGAATGCTTACTTTGAGCGACTGATCACGCCGGTTTCACTGGGTGGCCTGGGGAAACTCTCTTCCTCTGATACGGTCACTGTCGCAGGGCATTCTCTGGGCGGGCATCTTGCCACGGCGTTCACGCTGGCGTGGGCTGATCACGTGGATCATACCTATACCTACAACGGCGCAGGAACGGGTGGCACCGACGGTGGCGCAGGATATGTGCAACTATTGGAAATTCTGGGGCTTGCTTCGTCTACACCGGAACCGAACGACAAAATAACCAACCTCTATGCGGAGCCGGGATTGGAAGTTACCGCCGGTGTAGGTGTTTGGTGGGGCGACGTGGTGCCGGTCTTTATCGAGGATCAAGGCATCATTGGTGGCAACTTGCTGATAGGTAATCATTCGATTGCGCACCTCACCGATTCTTTGGCCGTCTACAACCTTTTCTCACAAGTCGATGAATCCTTACAGCTCAATACCATTACCGGTCTGCTTGAAGCATCCTCAAACAAGGCCGATCACACCCTCGAATCAGCGGTCACAGCATTGGGGAAATTGCTGGTTACCGGGTTCACCCCGCGCGGGTGGAGGTCTGCGGCATGA